In the genome of Calothrix sp. PCC 6303, the window AACTGCGGGAAAGATTGGCTCAAATTTCAACAATTTCATCATGATTGTAACTATTGTTGAGGTGTTGAGGATCAACAGTGTATTTTCAGGTAAAACTTTATTTTCCGTAAAACCATAGGTTACAACTGTAGGAAATAAGAATCAACCCAATGTGAACCGTCTTGAAAGTTCATGCTATTAACAATTTCGACTACAAATCAACCAGCAACCGACCTGGGTTATTTGCTTCACAAACATCCCAACCGTTGTCAATCTTTTCCCCTTTCTTTCGGGAAAGCACATATTTTTTACCCTGAAGCTAGCGAAACCCTTTGTACAGCAGCATTGCTACTGGACATCAACCCCATAAAACTAGTGCGGGGAAGGGGTACAACCTTAGAACACTACGTTACAGATAGACCATATGTTGCTTCATCGTTCCTTAGTGTGGCAATGTCCCAAGTCTTTAGTACGGCAATGGGAGGACGGTGTAAAGATAAACCCGAACTAGTCAACACTCCTATTCCCCTGACGGCAAAACTTAGCGTTGTTCCTTGTTGGGGCGGTGAAAGTATTCTCCGGGAATTATTTGAACCACTAGGTTATACCGTCATCGCAGAAAACCATCAACTTGATGAGAAATTTCCGGAATGGGGAAGCAGCAAATACTACACAGTGGAACTGACAAATACGATTCCGTTATCGGAACTCCTCAGTCATCTCTACGTACTCATTCCCGTTTTGGATGATGAAAAGCACTACTGGGTAGGTGAAGACGAGGTTGAAAAACTGCTGCGTCATGGTGAAGGTTGGTTAAATACCCATCCAGCGAAGGAAAAAATCACCCGTCGCTACCTCAAATATCGCGGCAACCTTACCCGTCAAGCATTGGCACAATTGGCAGAAGATGATAATTTAGACCCAGATGCTACAGAGATAGAGCAAACAGAAGCAGAGATTGCGATCGAAAAACCGTTGAGTTTGAATAAGCAAAGAATGCTAACGGTTATAGATGCATTGAAAGCGAATAATGTCAAGCAAATAATAGATATGGGTTGCGGAGAAGGAACTCTGTTGCGATATTTGTTAAAAGAATTATGCTTCGATAAAATTACAGGTGTGGATGTTTCCTATCGTGCTTTGGAAATTGCGAAGGAACGAATAGATAGGTTACATTTACCGCGAAATCAATGGGATAAGTTACAGATTTTTCAAAGTGCATTAACCTATCAAGATAAGAGATTTCAAAATTACGATGCGGTGACTCTGGTTGAAGTTATAGAACATCTAGATTTACCTCGTTTGAGTGCTTTGGAAAGAGTAATTTTTGAATTTGCTCATCCGAAATTAGTTGTTGTGACTACACCAAATATTGAATACAATATCAAATTTGAGAATCTACCCGCAGGTAAATTAAGGCATAAAGACCATCGTTTTGAATGGACAAGGGCAGAATTTGAAAGTTGGGCAAATTTAGTTGCAGAAAAATTTGATTATACCGTATCTTTAAAACCGATTGGGGATGTGGATATAGAAGTTGGTTCCCCAACCCAAATGGCATTATTTAAAGCTGCAAATTAATTTATTTAATTGCTAGAAATTATGGAAATTCTGGCATTCATTTAATTTAGCGATCGCAAATCATGGAAGCAATCATATTTGTCGGGATTCAAGCTTCCGGTAAATCGACATTTTACCGAGAAAATTTTCTCAATACCCATATTCGTCTCAATCTTGATATGCTGAAAACTCGTCACCGTGAGCAAATATTCATTCAAGCATGTATCGAAGGGAAACAGCCATTTGTGGTGGATAATACGAATCCCACACCAGCCGAAAGAAGCCGCTATATTGTCCCGGCGAAAGCAAATCATTTCCAAATTAAAGCCTACTATTTTGATTCACCCTTGGAGGAATGTAAACAACGAAATAACCAGCGTCAAGGAAAAGAAATTATTCCTCTAATTGGACTATTAGGAACACATAAAAAGTTGACATTCCCAACTTGGGAAGAAGGATTTGATGCAATTTATTCTGTAAACCTCGATATTAATAACTCTTTCCAAATAGAGGAGTGGAAAAATGAAATTTGACGAATTAGATACGAGAATGCGCGTATTTGAAACAGCCCACGACCATTATGTATTACCGGGTTTATATATAGTCGCAAGATTAGATGGGCGGAGTTTTACCCGTCTTACCAAGGAAGTGCATCAATTTAAAGCACCCTTTGATGAAAAATTTCGGGATATGATGCTCGATACGGTAGAGCATTTGATGAATTGCGGCATTGATATTATTTATGGATATAGTCAAAGCGATGAAATATCCTTACTTTTTGCTCATGATGAAAATACTTTTAGCCGAAAAGAACGTAAATTAAACTCTATTTTAGCAGGTGAAGCTAGTGCTAAATTATCTTTAGTTTTAGGAGATGTTGCTTGCTTCGATTGCCGCATTTCCCAACTTCCTAATATTACCGAAGTTGTCAATTATTTTCGCTGGAGAAATGAAGACGCACATCGTAACGCACTCAACGCTCACTGTTACTGGAGTTTGCGAGGAGATGGGAAAACTGCTAGACAAGCAACAAGTATGATGTCGGGATTATCTGTAGCTGAGAAAAACGAGCTTTTATTTCAACATGGAATTAATTTTAATGATTTACCAAAATGGCAAAAACGTGGCACGGGATTATATTGGGAAGAATACGAAAAAGACGGATTTAATCCCCAAACAGGACTAAGTGTTAAAACAATTAGACGCAGAATTAAACGGGATTTAGAATTGCCCATGAAAGAAGAATATAGCGAATTTATTCGTACCTTCCTCTCATGTATTCTCAGCGTAACTTTGGTGTAAACCTTCACATTCCTATATGTTAAAAACACATATTCAACCTCTATGAAAATAACTATCCCCGAACTATCTCTAGTCATATTAATCGGTGCATCTGGTTCCGGAAAATCCACCTTTGCCCGTAACTATTTCCAACAATTTGAAGTTATCTCATCAGACTTTTGCCGTGGTTTAGTATCCGATGATGAAAACAATCAAGCATCATCAAAAGATGCTTTTGAATTACTCCACTACATCACCGCAAAAAGACTCGCAACAGGTAAACTAACCGTAATCGATGCCACCAACGTCCAACCCGAAGATAGAAAAGAATATATTAAACTAGCACGAGAATATCATTTCTTATCAGTTGCGATCGCACTCAACGTTCCGGAAGAAGTTTGTCATGAAAGAAATGCCCAACGTTCAGATAGACAATTCGGTTCCCATGTAGTCAGACGACACACCCAAGCGTTGCGAAGAAGTTTGCGAGGTTTGGAAAGAGAGGGTTTTCGTTATGTTCATGTTTTAAATTCTTTGGAGGACATCAATAACCTGGAAATTGAACGTCAACCACTTTGGAATAATCGCAAATATGAAAAGGGACCATTTGATATTATTGGGGATATCCACGGTTGTTGTGACGAACTTGAAGGATTATTGCAAAAATTAGGATATCTGAAGAAACCTAGCATACAGTCAGATAAATTCTGGAATTTTCCTCTGTACCACCATCCTGAAGGACGAAAAGCAGTATTTTTAGGTGATTTGGTAGATAGGGGAAATCGCATTCTCGATACGGTAAAACTTGTCTACAACATGGTACAGGCAGGTACAGGTATTTGCGTTCCCGGAAACCACGAACATAAATTGCTGCGAAAATTGCGGGGTAAAAATGTCCGGGTAAATCACGGTTTGGAGCAAACTTTAGCTGAAATTGATTCCATTCCGGAAGATATTCGGGAAACCTCTATTAAAGAACTACGAGAATTTTTCGACTCCCTAGTAAGTCATTATGTCCTCGATGGAGGTAACTTGGTAGTTGCCCATGCAGGGATGAAAAAAGAAATGCAGGGAAGGGGTTCTGGTGCAGTGCGGGAATTTGCCCTGTATGGAGAGACAACCGGGGAAATTGATGAATTCGGTTTACCCGTGCGTTTTAATTGGGCAAGCGAATATCGCGGTGATGCTATGGTAGTTTATGGACATACCCCCGTACCGGAAGCGGAATGGTTGAATAATACAATTGATATCGATACAGGTTGCGTTTTTGGTGGCAAATTAACTGCGTTGCGCTATCCCGAAAAAGAATTGATTTCCGTGGATGCAGCTAAGGTTTATTGCGAACCCGTCAAACCCTTGGGTATTGCTAGTAACAGAACTGCACAGCAAGAAATTGATGATGTATTGCATATCGAAGATGTCCTGGGTAAACGCATCATCAATACCCGTTTGCAGAATAACATTACCATCCGGGAAGAGAATAGTATTGCTGCACTGGAAGTAATGAGTCGGTTTGCTGCTAATCCGAAATGGTTAATTTACCTTCCTCCCACCATGTCTCCGGTAGAAACTTCCCAATTACCGGGATATTTGGAACGTCCCGAACAAGCTTTTACCTACTACCAAAACCAAGGAATTACGGAGGTTGTCTGCGAAGAAAAACACATGGGTTCCCGTGCTGTAGTTGTGGTTTGTCGGGATGAAACAGCCGCAAATCGACGTTTTGGTGTGATTAATGAAGGCATCGGGATTATCTATACCCGCACAGGAAGGAAGTTTTTCAACGATGAGACTTTAGAAACCGAATTATTAACCCGTTTGAATACCACACTCACCGACAGTAACTTTTGGGAAATATTTAACACCGACTGGGTATGTCTAGACTGCGAATTATTACCCTGGACAGCAAAAGCTCAAGGATTATTAACCAAACAATATGCACCTGTGGGAATGTCATCAAGATTAAGTTTGGGAAATGCGATCGCACTTCTGGAAAAAGCCCAAAATCGAGGTGTAGACATATCCTCCCAACTCGATAGTTACAAACAACGGGCAGAAATGGCGAATTTATACGTCGATGCTTACCGTCGTTACTGCTGGAACGTTGGGGATATTTCCGACATCAAATTAGCTCCATTCCATATTTTAGCTAGCGAAGGGGCAGTACATACAGATAAGACCCACACCTGGCACATGGAGGAAATCGCTAAAATTGCCAAAACAAATCCGGAATTATTGCTAGCAACCAATTATCAAGTAATCGATTTAACAGATGTTAACAGTAAAAATAGGGGAATTACTTGGTGGGAAGAAATGACCGCAACCGGGGGAGAGGGAATGGTTTTCAAGCCTATGGAATATATCGTCAGGGGAAATAAGGGAATTATTCAACCAGCGATAAAGTGTCGCGGGAAGGAATATCTACGAATTATCTATGGTGCCGAATACGACAGCCCAGAAAACTGCGAGCGTCTGCGTCATCGAGGACTATCCCACAAACGTTCCCTGGCAATGCGAGAATTTGCCTTGGGAGTCGAAGCATTATCAAGATTTGTGGCAAAAAAACCCTTGCGGCAGGTACACGAATGTGTGTTTGGGGTACTCGCATTGGAAAGCGAACCCGTCGATCCAAGGTTGTAATCAGTTTGATATATGCCAAGGAGGGAAAGGATTACGCTGACTGCGTTAAGTTGGGAAGAAAGATTATGTGACGGTATCTCAAGGAGATTTAAGTTGCTCTATAATTTCTGTTAATTCCATACGACCAATTAGATTGATTTAAAAGTTCTTATACAACTATTTATTTTCTCACTTTTTGTCCGTATGGGAACGAAGAATTTGTGCTGAAAATTAATCCCACCAATAGGAAATAACGACTGCATCCCTATCGCGTTGTTTATCCTCTCCCCATAATGCCCCTTCAAATCTATATCTCAACTGCCGCTTGAGTCGAAAGCTGTAATTTTCATCCGCACCATCGGTTACATCCACCGAATCTGCTTGCCATTTCTTCCCAAAATCTACTAGTTTAGACACCTTTGTATCTTGATTTTCTGTGAGGATATACAGGGTATCTGCCGGATAGTTAACAAAGTGGATAATACTATCTTCTGGCATTGGACGATAATTAGCCATCGCAATCAATGTATCAATTACACCACCAAAACTTAAACCATTTTCATCTGGTGCAAAAATTGGTTTTGTAAACAAAAAGCTAACCCACAATTCTGGATGTTGGGAAAGGTCAGTAATTACTTGTTCTCCATAAAAATTATTGAATTGACGCTGCCAAACTAAGGCTGCAAATAGTTCTTGGGGAGAATAGGATTGAGCGATAGCTTGAATTTTTGTTAAGTCCAACATGGTTTTATCCCAGTTTCAAAGGCGATTTTGGAGATTTGGTATAACGATGTGCCAATCTCTGAATCGCAAAGAAGGTTTCGCTGTTGAAAAACACATCGATTTATCTTTATCAATCAGAAAAGTTATCGACTCGAATATCCCTCCAAATATCAGAAATTTGCCATCCTGAGTTACCAATGGATTGAACTATGGGGTTATCCCGCGCTGGAATATAATTAGATTCTGTATTTTCTATAATTAGGTGTTTTTGCTCTTCTCTCACCTCTGGAATATCCTTAGCATCCGGTTGAATATTTTGTTCTTCATCTTCTATTTTTTTAATTTTAAGCAGAAGTTGCTGTTCCGATTTTTTGATTAGTGTCATATCTGAATTTTAAAGTAGGAATAGGATTTAACTTGTTGTATATCTGCGAAAACACAGATTTACCATTTTACATCTAATGGTAAAACATCACGCACTTTAAGAAAAGTTAATATTTCCAATCCCAAGTATGAGATAAAAATATCACAGCCCAAAACAACAACTATAGGGTTAAATATTACTAGCCACTTTTGGGAAGATTACTATAAATACCTTGTTTCTGCTACGCTATCGCCCTGCCAATTTAAACGTCCTGCCAAATCGGAAAAATCGTAGGGTTTTGTTTGGGGAGTATCTGGGATGCTTGGATTCACAACAACAACTACATCAACAGTCAATACCTTCGCCAAAGTAAGAGGATGAAGAGGAAGAGGTAGGGCGTTTCGTAGTAGAGTTATTGTCTCTCACAACGACAACTCAAAAACCACTATGTGCGCCCATGTTTGACATTTTATCATTGTTACAGTGCTTCCTGCCGCAGATAAATGCTACAACGATGAAGCAATTGAACCAAATAATCTTGGCAATGTTAGCGATGAGCGGGCGAGTCACTATGTTGGGAATTTCTCGTTGGACAGGTAGTGGTGGTAGTTATCGGACGATGTTGAGATTTTTTCATACGGTAATCCCTTGGGCGACATTGTTTTGGCTATTTTTCCGCAAGCATTTGTTCCGTGCAAATGAGGTTTATTTGCTTGCAGGAGATGAAGTTGTAGTAAGTAAATCTGGGAAAAAAACTTATGGGTTGGATAGATTCTTTTCCAGCCTAGTAAGTAAGCCAATATCAGGGCTATCTTTCTTTACATTATCATTAGTAAGTGTTGAACAAAGGCACTCATTTCCGATTCAAATAGAACAGGTAATAAAGAACGATATAGAAAAAGTAGTGTATCGCCAAGACCAGAAATAAAAGCCAAAGAAAAACGTGGACGTGGACGACCAAAAGGGAGTAAAAATAAAAACAAGACCGAAGTAATTCTCACATCTGAATTACTCAGAATTAAGAAGATGATTAATGAGCTAGTCAAGCTGGTAGCTAACTTTATCCCACTGACTTACTTAGTCTTAGATGGTCATTTTGGAAACAATAATGCTTTGCAGATGGCTCGACAGGTCAACTTACATATAATTTCCAAGTTACGCCACGATTCAGCATTATACATACCTTACCAAAATCCTGACCCTAATCATCGTTCACGCCGTAAATACGGAGATAAACTAGACTGGCGTAATATTTCTGATGAATATTTGCGTCAAAGTAGTATCGAAGAGGATATCCAAACCGATAGTTACCAAGCTACTTTACTGCACAAAGAATTTGCCCAGTCCCTGAATGTAGTTATTTTGGTGAAAACAAATCTGAAAACTAATGCTCGCAGTCACGTAATTCTGTTTTCTAGTGACCTAAAGTTGTCATCTGAGAAAATAATTGACTACTACAAACTACGCTTTCAGATCGAGTTTAACTTCCGTGATGCCAAGCAATTTTGGGGATTGGAAGACTTTATGAACATCGGTCAAACTGCGGTGACTAATGCTGCTAATCTAGCATTCTTTATGGTTAATTTATCTCATCATCTTCTCGCTGATTTCCGCATCCTGAATCCTGACTCCGGCATTATTGATCTTAAGGCTCATTATCGTGGCTTTCGATATGTCCATGAGATCTTAAAAATGCTTCCAGAAATCCCTGAGCCTATTTTATTAACCCGGATTTTTGCCAAGCTTACTTCTTTAGGGC includes:
- a CDS encoding ATP-binding protein; translation: MEAIIFVGIQASGKSTFYRENFLNTHIRLNLDMLKTRHREQIFIQACIEGKQPFVVDNTNPTPAERSRYIVPAKANHFQIKAYYFDSPLEECKQRNNQRQGKEIIPLIGLLGTHKKLTFPTWEEGFDAIYSVNLDINNSFQIEEWKNEI
- a CDS encoding polynucleotide kinase-phosphatase — its product is MKITIPELSLVILIGASGSGKSTFARNYFQQFEVISSDFCRGLVSDDENNQASSKDAFELLHYITAKRLATGKLTVIDATNVQPEDRKEYIKLAREYHFLSVAIALNVPEEVCHERNAQRSDRQFGSHVVRRHTQALRRSLRGLEREGFRYVHVLNSLEDINNLEIERQPLWNNRKYEKGPFDIIGDIHGCCDELEGLLQKLGYLKKPSIQSDKFWNFPLYHHPEGRKAVFLGDLVDRGNRILDTVKLVYNMVQAGTGICVPGNHEHKLLRKLRGKNVRVNHGLEQTLAEIDSIPEDIRETSIKELREFFDSLVSHYVLDGGNLVVAHAGMKKEMQGRGSGAVREFALYGETTGEIDEFGLPVRFNWASEYRGDAMVVYGHTPVPEAEWLNNTIDIDTGCVFGGKLTALRYPEKELISVDAAKVYCEPVKPLGIASNRTAQQEIDDVLHIEDVLGKRIINTRLQNNITIREENSIAALEVMSRFAANPKWLIYLPPTMSPVETSQLPGYLERPEQAFTYYQNQGITEVVCEEKHMGSRAVVVVCRDETAANRRFGVINEGIGIIYTRTGRKFFNDETLETELLTRLNTTLTDSNFWEIFNTDWVCLDCELLPWTAKAQGLLTKQYAPVGMSSRLSLGNAIALLEKAQNRGVDISSQLDSYKQRAEMANLYVDAYRRYCWNVGDISDIKLAPFHILASEGAVHTDKTHTWHMEEIAKIAKTNPELLLATNYQVIDLTDVNSKNRGITWWEEMTATGGEGMVFKPMEYIVRGNKGIIQPAIKCRGKEYLRIIYGAEYDSPENCERLRHRGLSHKRSLAMREFALGVEALSRFVAKKPLRQVHECVFGVLALESEPVDPRL
- a CDS encoding tRNA(His) guanylyltransferase Thg1 family protein: MKFDELDTRMRVFETAHDHYVLPGLYIVARLDGRSFTRLTKEVHQFKAPFDEKFRDMMLDTVEHLMNCGIDIIYGYSQSDEISLLFAHDENTFSRKERKLNSILAGEASAKLSLVLGDVACFDCRISQLPNITEVVNYFRWRNEDAHRNALNAHCYWSLRGDGKTARQATSMMSGLSVAEKNELLFQHGINFNDLPKWQKRGTGLYWEEYEKDGFNPQTGLSVKTIRRRIKRDLELPMKEEYSEFIRTFLSCILSVTLV
- a CDS encoding 3' terminal RNA ribose 2'-O-methyltransferase Hen1 → MLLTISTTNQPATDLGYLLHKHPNRCQSFPLSFGKAHIFYPEASETLCTAALLLDINPIKLVRGRGTTLEHYVTDRPYVASSFLSVAMSQVFSTAMGGRCKDKPELVNTPIPLTAKLSVVPCWGGESILRELFEPLGYTVIAENHQLDEKFPEWGSSKYYTVELTNTIPLSELLSHLYVLIPVLDDEKHYWVGEDEVEKLLRHGEGWLNTHPAKEKITRRYLKYRGNLTRQALAQLAEDDNLDPDATEIEQTEAEIAIEKPLSLNKQRMLTVIDALKANNVKQIIDMGCGEGTLLRYLLKELCFDKITGVDVSYRALEIAKERIDRLHLPRNQWDKLQIFQSALTYQDKRFQNYDAVTLVEVIEHLDLPRLSALERVIFEFAHPKLVVVTTPNIEYNIKFENLPAGKLRHKDHRFEWTRAEFESWANLVAEKFDYTVSLKPIGDVDIEVGSPTQMALFKAAN